One Paenibacillus riograndensis SBR5 DNA segment encodes these proteins:
- a CDS encoding sensor domain-containing diguanylate cyclase, whose amino-acid sequence MHIQRKAGLRQGKKLSLTSLFTGLVTLVVLLTTTIIMVGSYDSKKQSLMETTLHLNFSNADRMARTMDSLFQSIRSSLAHNAQMLSNVDAMTPEQVGHQLELMRNSSNYFNSIVVIGKDGLVRNVEPTSIGTAGKHITSQAAKEALELKQPYTSAPYMTKNTNRLIVFLSQPIFSNDGTYLGILGGTIYLQENNVLSSIFGNNKVDDFGSYYYIVDSGGHLLYHPDKHLFGKDVSGNEVVQKLMKGQSGEQQVRNLNGNELLAGYSSVPESGWGIVVVSPMALIHQQLIGHIQTIIAYSLIPFIILLSAVILIAHRLARPFAYLADLVSKMGKERIVLPPVKPHWSREADLLTKAVFLAVADIQKQTDQLTQEAATDTLTGLKNRRSLEYTLSQWIASGIPFSLIVLDVDRFKFVNDTYGHVTGDEVLKHVAGVIVSSLRPDDVCHRFGGEEFVILLARTRPAEAFNVAERVRRALEQRKGPIPTQVTVSQGIAHYPQHASEQAELLKKADQALYRAKSNGRNRTVVAEDNPAAPSA is encoded by the coding sequence TTGCATATACAGAGAAAGGCCGGGCTGCGTCAAGGTAAAAAGCTCAGTCTAACATCGCTTTTTACGGGTCTTGTAACGCTGGTGGTTCTGCTAACCACAACTATAATTATGGTGGGTTCTTATGACTCCAAGAAACAATCGTTGATGGAAACAACGCTCCACCTGAATTTCTCCAATGCCGACCGCATGGCGAGGACCATGGATTCCTTATTTCAATCCATACGCAGCAGCCTGGCACATAATGCGCAGATGCTTTCCAATGTGGATGCTATGACACCTGAGCAAGTGGGGCATCAATTGGAGCTGATGCGTAACAGCAGCAATTATTTTAATTCCATTGTTGTGATCGGTAAAGACGGGCTGGTCCGCAACGTGGAACCCACCTCAATAGGGACTGCGGGCAAACATATCACTTCTCAAGCGGCCAAAGAAGCGTTGGAGCTCAAACAGCCTTACACTTCTGCTCCTTATATGACAAAGAACACCAACAGGCTAATCGTGTTCCTGAGTCAGCCGATCTTCAGCAATGACGGTACATATCTTGGTATACTGGGCGGTACCATTTATCTGCAGGAGAATAACGTTCTGTCCAGTATTTTTGGAAATAACAAAGTGGACGATTTTGGATCTTATTATTATATTGTGGATTCCGGCGGACATTTATTGTATCACCCGGACAAGCACCTCTTCGGGAAGGATGTCAGCGGCAACGAGGTTGTGCAGAAGCTGATGAAAGGGCAAAGCGGGGAACAGCAGGTCCGCAACCTTAATGGAAATGAACTGCTCGCCGGATACTCCAGTGTTCCAGAGAGCGGCTGGGGAATTGTGGTCGTTTCACCGATGGCGCTGATCCATCAGCAGCTGATCGGCCATATTCAGACCATTATCGCCTATTCCCTGATTCCGTTCATTATTCTGCTGAGCGCTGTGATTCTTATAGCCCACAGACTGGCTCGGCCGTTTGCCTATCTGGCCGATTTGGTGAGCAAGATGGGCAAGGAAAGGATCGTGCTTCCGCCGGTCAAGCCGCACTGGAGCCGGGAGGCCGATTTGCTGACGAAGGCTGTGTTTTTAGCGGTAGCGGACATCCAGAAGCAGACGGATCAACTGACACAGGAGGCAGCGACCGATACGTTGACCGGGCTGAAGAACCGGAGGTCGCTGGAATATACCTTGAGCCAGTGGATTGCCTCAGGGATTCCATTTTCACTGATTGTGCTGGATGTGGACCGGTTCAAGTTCGTGAACGATACCTACGGCCATGTCACCGGCGACGAGGTGCTGAAGCATGTGGCCGGAGTGATCGTCTCCTCGCTTCGCCCGGATGATGTGTGCCACCGTTTTGGCGGTGAAGAATTTGTCATTCTGCTGGCCCGCACCCGCCCGGCCGAAGCCTTCAATGTGGCGGAAAGAGTCCGCCGGGCGCTGGAGCAGAGGAAGGGGCCGATTCCCACGCAAGTTACCGTATCGCAGGGCATCGCCCACTATCCGCAGCATGCTTCAGAGCAGGCGGAGCTGCTGAAGAAAGCGGATCAGGCGCTATATCGTGCCAAGAGCAACGGAAGAAACAGAACGGTGGTCGCGGAGGACAACCCGGCGGCCCCATCGGCATAA
- a CDS encoding DUF5695 domain-containing protein gives MLEKFRVSSVKRTILSTVFIASALGFLWAAQPAYAYDLSNSNFQVSTGSNGDISSLKLTGDNFPTNYVMNASNAPNQNTADHQWLGELMFTYRLNNGSWTKAWTNKSADARTQSQSGNTVNITYQNSANTEGIRNFRVNESYSLVSDYLLWQIQVTNTSTQTLEIGDFGLPLPFNEFWTGGGNEQIYESRVVTQSFIGNNSSYVTAQRPSGIGPSLLLVPDSTTGAGFEYMDNWRIQQHPGSKWAGDQGGWIEGLSVYYIHSNVIKSTGSGYLPNSSLTLQPGASKTYAFKFFKAASEQAVKDRLYSEGLIDTTVVPGMIVPVNQTAKFDLRTSKTITSVTAQYPSETTVTSLGTTPGDHKLYSLQMNHLGPNNITVNYGSGEKTTLQFYAIEAVDAALQRHATFMVNNQQWNVPGDIRDKAFDDWMMQNNAKRNNFAGYWGWGDDWGYTHAQYLAEKNVQKPVASEITALDQYLDTTIWTNLMAGHHTDYLVPDFLMAPPNDTPTYRGYAYPHIYNTYFSMYKISKLYPGLISYKEPGNTYLLRAYNIMKALYDGPVAYNWNTGLMGELTTPEIIKALQDEGFTAQANDIIAKMNTKYNNFAGTTYPYGSEYNYDNTGEEAVYMLAKMKNNNAIKSKINTKTRAVRGKMPVWYYYTNPVTINGEPWWQFQYTASLAGTAMDDWVRNNSSTPEVEQRLSYAAKLANINAINSGQISSDPADIGAVSWTYQAMKGNNGALGLDGGPLFNGWRGMSGEADLGLFGAIKILSSDVAVDPIFGLYGYGCEVTESGGNYVVVPKDGVFQRLNLITEKWGMNLERDRYSLATVAKAKNSVSFTLSNVTPGTAHVTKVALNGLAAGTYNVMVNNVASGSFTAVNGQTATASLNIGTAAAYEVKIEQGTVTPVPSIIANYKMNQTSGTAVTDSSTAGNHATVTGTPSWIAGRSGAGNALSLGTNAYAALPAGIVSQLNDFTISAWVRITTNNDWARIFDFGSDTTANMFLAPQTGDGGGLRFAITNSGNSAEQRLTASAPLATGQWKHVAVTLSGTTGRLYVDGVQVATNTGMTLKPSSLGNTTQNYIGKSQYGDPNLEGAVDDFIIYSRALSASEITSLFNGTMIQGAGTEEADLLQEEQLQEEQPQPGLPGEKPDGGSLPINK, from the coding sequence ATGCTGGAGAAGTTTCGGGTCTCATCTGTGAAAAGGACAATTTTGAGTACTGTCTTCATAGCTTCAGCTCTGGGATTTCTGTGGGCTGCCCAGCCCGCCTATGCGTATGATCTTTCGAACAGCAATTTTCAGGTCAGCACAGGTTCAAATGGCGACATATCCAGCCTGAAGCTAACTGGAGACAATTTCCCCACCAACTACGTCATGAATGCAAGCAATGCCCCCAACCAGAACACAGCGGATCATCAATGGCTCGGTGAGCTGATGTTCACTTACCGGCTGAACAACGGGTCCTGGACCAAGGCCTGGACCAATAAGTCGGCCGATGCAAGGACCCAAAGCCAGTCCGGCAACACTGTCAACATCACCTATCAAAACTCTGCAAATACGGAGGGAATCCGCAATTTCCGGGTGAATGAAAGCTATTCTCTTGTGAGCGATTACTTGCTCTGGCAGATTCAAGTGACCAATACCAGCACTCAGACGCTGGAAATCGGAGACTTTGGCCTGCCGCTCCCCTTCAACGAATTCTGGACCGGAGGAGGCAATGAGCAGATTTATGAATCGCGGGTGGTCACGCAATCGTTCATCGGCAATAACAGCTCTTATGTTACCGCACAGCGACCAAGCGGCATTGGCCCGTCTCTCCTGCTTGTCCCGGACAGCACAACCGGCGCGGGTTTTGAGTATATGGATAACTGGCGCATCCAGCAGCATCCCGGCAGTAAATGGGCTGGCGACCAGGGCGGCTGGATCGAAGGCCTTTCCGTCTATTACATCCATTCCAATGTGATCAAAAGCACCGGCAGCGGATACCTGCCCAACAGCAGCTTGACTCTGCAGCCTGGAGCGAGCAAGACCTATGCCTTCAAATTTTTCAAAGCCGCCAGTGAGCAAGCCGTCAAGGACCGGCTGTATTCCGAAGGGCTGATTGATACCACTGTAGTCCCGGGCATGATAGTGCCGGTCAATCAGACCGCCAAATTCGATCTCCGCACCTCTAAGACCATTACTTCCGTGACTGCGCAATATCCTTCTGAAACGACCGTGACTTCGCTTGGGACAACCCCGGGTGACCACAAGCTGTATTCACTGCAGATGAACCACCTGGGTCCCAACAATATTACGGTGAATTACGGCAGCGGAGAAAAGACCACCCTGCAGTTCTACGCCATTGAAGCCGTGGATGCCGCACTTCAGCGCCATGCGACCTTTATGGTGAACAACCAGCAGTGGAATGTGCCTGGAGATATCCGGGACAAGGCATTTGACGACTGGATGATGCAGAATAACGCCAAACGCAACAACTTTGCAGGGTACTGGGGCTGGGGAGATGACTGGGGTTACACACATGCTCAATACCTTGCCGAGAAAAATGTCCAGAAGCCCGTCGCCTCGGAAATCACAGCGCTTGACCAATATCTGGACACCACGATCTGGACCAACCTGATGGCTGGCCATCATACCGATTATCTGGTGCCCGACTTCCTCATGGCGCCGCCGAATGATACTCCAACCTACCGGGGATATGCTTACCCGCATATTTACAACACCTATTTCAGCATGTATAAGATTTCCAAGCTCTACCCTGGACTTATCAGCTACAAAGAGCCGGGCAACACCTATCTGCTGCGGGCCTACAATATTATGAAAGCGCTCTATGACGGGCCAGTCGCCTATAATTGGAACACCGGCCTGATGGGAGAATTGACCACACCGGAAATTATCAAAGCACTGCAGGATGAAGGATTTACCGCCCAGGCCAATGACATCATTGCGAAAATGAACACCAAATACAACAATTTTGCGGGTACGACTTACCCGTACGGCTCCGAATACAACTATGACAATACTGGCGAGGAAGCCGTTTATATGCTGGCGAAGATGAAGAACAACAACGCGATCAAAAGCAAAATCAATACCAAAACCCGCGCTGTCCGCGGAAAAATGCCTGTCTGGTATTACTACACAAATCCGGTAACCATCAACGGGGAACCCTGGTGGCAGTTCCAGTACACGGCATCGCTGGCCGGCACGGCTATGGATGATTGGGTACGCAACAATTCTTCCACACCGGAGGTAGAGCAGCGGCTGAGTTATGCAGCCAAGCTTGCGAACATTAACGCCATCAACTCTGGCCAGATCAGCTCCGATCCGGCGGATATTGGGGCGGTATCCTGGACGTATCAGGCCATGAAAGGCAACAATGGCGCGCTTGGTCTTGACGGCGGCCCATTGTTCAACGGCTGGCGCGGAATGTCTGGAGAAGCCGACCTCGGTTTGTTCGGGGCCATCAAGATTCTTAGCTCCGATGTGGCTGTAGACCCGATCTTTGGCCTCTACGGTTACGGCTGCGAGGTCACCGAGAGCGGCGGCAATTATGTTGTTGTTCCCAAAGACGGAGTGTTCCAGCGCCTGAATCTGATCACGGAAAAATGGGGCATGAACCTGGAACGCGACAGATACAGTCTGGCAACAGTCGCCAAAGCGAAGAACAGTGTCAGCTTCACCCTAAGCAATGTAACACCGGGTACAGCCCACGTGACAAAGGTAGCGCTGAACGGCCTTGCCGCCGGCACCTATAATGTAATGGTCAATAATGTGGCCTCCGGCAGCTTTACTGCAGTAAATGGCCAGACGGCAACAGCCAGCCTGAATATCGGTACGGCTGCAGCCTATGAAGTGAAGATCGAGCAGGGAACAGTCACCCCGGTGCCAAGCATCATTGCCAATTACAAAATGAACCAGACCTCGGGAACGGCGGTTACCGATTCCTCAACCGCAGGAAATCACGCCACAGTAACGGGAACGCCTTCCTGGATTGCCGGCCGCTCAGGAGCAGGCAATGCGCTGAGCCTCGGCACCAACGCTTATGCTGCTCTGCCTGCCGGAATCGTCAGCCAGTTGAATGATTTCACGATCTCAGCCTGGGTGCGTATTACCACAAATAACGACTGGGCGAGAATCTTTGATTTTGGCTCGGATACGACTGCTAATATGTTCCTGGCTCCCCAGACCGGGGACGGAGGGGGCTTGCGCTTTGCCATTACCAACAGCGGCAACAGCGCCGAGCAGCGGCTTACGGCCTCTGCCCCGCTTGCAACCGGACAATGGAAGCATGTTGCGGTAACGCTGTCCGGCACAACGGGCCGACTCTATGTCGATGGCGTGCAGGTCGCCACGAATACCGGCATGACACTGAAGCCGTCCAGCCTTGGCAATACTACTCAAAACTATATCGGCAAATCCCAATACGGCGATCCTAATCTGGAGGGGGCCGTCGATGATTTCATCATCTACAGCCGCGCACTCAGCGCATCCGAGATCACCTCATTGTTCAATGGAACGATGATTCAGGGAGCCGGCACTGAGGAGGCAGATTTGCTGCAGGAAGAACAACTGCAGGAAGAACAACCACAGCCCGGGCTGCCGGGTGAAAAACCGGATGGCGGCAGCCTGCCGATCAATAAATAG
- a CDS encoding sensor histidine kinase, with the protein MKLRTKLIVCFVLLISIPSVTNAVINYKTSSDIIVSNAEDSILEIVKKKTEISDLLLNHIEARTIDLISDPDLFNLFDRQQPQNDDELLKMDRKATEILNKYFRSGQDFYTVQLVTSYYSFGGGATGYTTNPTFVSVPPKGFTQSYIYQKITEAKGSLQWFPTYDWTRIFGQPELGGMDARFRMVFSAGRVLNISPIIDGMSRSWPETVERPVLLINFNEEYYRQNMAQAPAVKGSYFYVVSRAGQIVTHPDHSLLGMSDGNRWHQDQFKSAAGTSLVKAGKEDVLIGYAASGVTGWVTVYVVPYRQLLRNLPTVNYTDLFITLALLLLSVAVAYVISSHLTQPIKKMMAAIQLTGAGNFSTKIPEPSQLEFRILVKRYNQMNERILELIEENYKSTRREKEAEMLALNLQLNPHFLYNTLNIINWMALAREETEISQMIVSLSTMLQYTVNNGREEVLLEEDLNWLKSYTHIMGKRYAGVVEIGYDLEHLPPGIVVPKLFLQPIVENAIIHSMETVERGGRIIISGRKAGERLHFSVADNGGGMSKAHIDALFIRDEGGIGLRNVKKRLNLMYGELAELQIQSEPGVGTVVTVVIPY; encoded by the coding sequence ATGAAGCTGAGAACAAAGCTGATCGTATGTTTTGTCTTGCTCATTTCGATCCCTTCGGTAACGAATGCCGTGATCAACTATAAGACAAGCTCGGACATCATAGTCAGCAATGCCGAAGACAGCATCCTGGAGATCGTCAAAAAGAAAACAGAGATCAGTGATCTGCTGCTGAACCATATCGAAGCCCGGACCATTGACCTGATTTCAGACCCGGATTTATTCAACCTGTTTGACCGGCAGCAGCCGCAAAATGATGATGAGCTGTTGAAAATGGACCGCAAAGCCACGGAGATTCTGAACAAATACTTCCGGAGCGGGCAGGATTTCTATACGGTGCAGCTTGTTACCAGCTACTACAGCTTCGGAGGAGGCGCTACAGGCTATACTACCAATCCCACGTTCGTATCGGTTCCTCCCAAGGGCTTCACACAATCCTATATTTATCAAAAGATAACAGAGGCGAAGGGGAGCCTGCAGTGGTTCCCCACCTATGATTGGACCCGGATATTCGGTCAGCCGGAATTAGGGGGAATGGACGCCAGATTCCGCATGGTTTTCTCTGCGGGGAGGGTGCTGAACATCTCACCCATCATTGACGGCATGAGCCGCAGCTGGCCTGAGACGGTGGAGCGGCCTGTACTGCTGATCAATTTCAACGAGGAGTATTACCGGCAAAATATGGCTCAGGCGCCTGCCGTGAAGGGCTCCTATTTCTATGTCGTATCCAGAGCGGGGCAGATCGTCACTCACCCGGACCATTCACTGCTGGGGATGTCTGACGGGAACAGGTGGCATCAGGATCAATTCAAGTCTGCTGCCGGCACTTCACTTGTCAAGGCGGGGAAGGAGGATGTGCTGATCGGCTATGCCGCATCCGGCGTAACCGGGTGGGTAACCGTATATGTTGTCCCGTACCGCCAGCTGCTGCGCAACTTGCCGACCGTGAACTATACGGATTTGTTCATTACGCTGGCGCTGCTGCTGCTGTCTGTTGCTGTTGCCTATGTGATTTCCAGCCATTTGACCCAGCCGATCAAAAAAATGATGGCGGCAATTCAATTAACCGGAGCCGGTAATTTCTCCACCAAAATTCCTGAACCGTCGCAATTGGAATTTCGCATTCTCGTGAAGCGGTACAACCAGATGAACGAAAGGATACTTGAACTGATCGAGGAAAATTACAAAAGCACCAGACGCGAGAAGGAGGCGGAGATGCTGGCGCTCAATCTCCAGCTGAACCCGCACTTTCTCTACAATACGCTTAATATCATCAATTGGATGGCTCTGGCGCGGGAGGAAACGGAAATCAGTCAAATGATTGTCAGTCTTTCTACCATGCTCCAGTACACCGTGAACAATGGCCGGGAGGAGGTTTTGCTGGAGGAGGATCTGAACTGGCTGAAAAGCTACACGCATATTATGGGGAAACGTTATGCAGGAGTGGTTGAGATTGGTTACGACCTGGAGCATTTGCCTCCCGGAATAGTGGTCCCCAAGCTGTTCCTCCAGCCTATTGTAGAGAATGCAATTATCCATAGTATGGAGACGGTTGAACGGGGCGGGCGGATTATAATCTCCGGGAGAAAAGCCGGGGAGCGGCTGCATTTTTCGGTCGCGGATAACGGAGGAGGGATGTCCAAGGCGCACATCGATGCGTTGTTTATCCGGGACGAAGGAGGTATCGGGCTTAGAAATGTGAAAAAAAGGCTGAATTTGATGTATGGCGAACTGGCGGAGCTGCAGATCCAATCGGAGCCCGGGGTGGGAACGGTCGTGACCGTAGTAATTCCTTATTGA
- a CDS encoding response regulator: MYDILLVDDEPAHLSGLSGMLRRLRPDYGIATARSGREALDICSGRCFQIIITDIRMPQMDGLHFLEQISPSATPRRVIYLSGYSRFEYAQKAMSLGSFEYMLKPLDPQKFIAVLEKTEKSLEQEFAARQQYERLAVRLDVAEPAYRHRLLNGWIEGKQLMAAEKAEIAGILGFSGRGSLLVAHTEEEAAQERGMALLRQQGWCTAFASRQDPGLLVAAGGAEPDSGLLQGLVRLGLTVGVSAPLEHFIDEAANAYAGARHAAERRFYARPAEPQVYWAAEGGLDAGRNLTFDKRLPGRLREVIDGWDGHEAFQSAAAEAVRRILGEGAPPMPEELVRGVQQLLYKVIYDLESVREELLAGLLKRASCFAEGITVYHELIDSTAGLLKDIACAVAEAKRERKEGVMSRCLDYIDSHYMEDLSQETVAAMFHFSSSYFCQFFKSRLHMTFNQYVTRLRLNKAKEMLKSSNVKVYRVAEQLGYHDVKYFNRVFKKETGLTPEEYRSLTGTPR; encoded by the coding sequence ATGTATGATATTTTGCTGGTAGATGATGAACCGGCACACCTGTCGGGCTTATCCGGCATGCTGCGCCGCTTGCGTCCGGATTATGGCATTGCCACGGCCAGAAGCGGCCGGGAGGCACTGGATATTTGCAGCGGGCGCTGCTTCCAGATTATCATCACCGATATCAGGATGCCCCAGATGGACGGACTGCATTTCCTGGAACAGATATCGCCTTCGGCCACTCCGCGGCGGGTCATCTATTTGAGCGGCTACAGCCGCTTTGAATATGCGCAAAAGGCGATGAGTCTGGGGTCGTTCGAATATATGCTGAAGCCGCTGGACCCGCAGAAGTTCATTGCCGTGCTGGAGAAGACGGAAAAAAGCCTGGAACAGGAATTTGCCGCCCGGCAGCAATATGAACGGCTTGCCGTCCGGTTGGATGTGGCGGAACCGGCATACCGTCATCGTCTCCTTAACGGATGGATCGAAGGCAAACAGCTGATGGCAGCCGAAAAAGCTGAAATTGCCGGCATTCTCGGTTTCAGCGGCAGAGGCAGCCTGCTGGTAGCCCATACGGAAGAGGAAGCGGCCCAGGAAAGGGGGATGGCATTATTGCGCCAGCAGGGCTGGTGCACTGCCTTTGCTTCACGGCAGGACCCCGGCCTGCTGGTGGCAGCGGGCGGTGCAGAGCCTGATTCCGGCCTGCTTCAGGGTCTTGTTCGGCTAGGGCTGACTGTCGGGGTTAGTGCTCCATTAGAGCACTTCATTGATGAGGCAGCCAATGCCTATGCCGGGGCCCGCCATGCGGCTGAGCGGCGCTTTTATGCGCGGCCGGCTGAGCCGCAGGTCTATTGGGCCGCGGAAGGCGGACTGGATGCAGGCCGGAATCTGACCTTCGACAAGCGGCTTCCAGGCAGATTAAGAGAAGTCATCGATGGCTGGGACGGGCATGAAGCGTTCCAGTCCGCAGCTGCTGAGGCGGTCCGCCGAATCCTTGGAGAAGGGGCTCCGCCGATGCCGGAAGAACTGGTGCGGGGAGTCCAACAGCTTTTGTACAAAGTGATTTATGACCTGGAAAGTGTACGGGAGGAGCTGCTGGCGGGTCTGCTGAAGCGTGCTTCCTGCTTTGCGGAGGGGATCACTGTATATCACGAGCTCATTGATTCCACAGCCGGGCTGTTGAAGGACATTGCCTGTGCTGTGGCGGAAGCGAAGCGGGAGAGGAAGGAGGGGGTGATGTCCCGGTGTCTTGATTATATTGACAGCCACTATATGGAGGACCTGTCCCAGGAAACGGTTGCCGCCATGTTTCATTTCAGTTCCAGCTACTTCTGCCAGTTTTTTAAGAGCCGGCTTCATATGACCTTTAATCAATATGTGACCCGTCTGAGACTGAATAAAGCCAAAGAAATGCTGAAAAGTTCAAATGTAAAGGTGTACCGGGTCGCGGAACAGCTCGGGTATCATGATGTCAAGTATTTCAACCGTGTATTCAAGAAAGAGACAGGGCTTACGCCGGAGGAATACCGCTCTTTAACGGGTACCCCCCGATGA
- a CDS encoding carbohydrate ABC transporter permease, which translates to MKQQSWISKAIIYLLLAAGSFFCLFPIFWMVRTSLIDMGELYQIPPGLIPKVLNWDNFRTALDAYPFGRFFMNSVIITSLAILGVLLSSSLCAYSFSRIDWKGRDKVFGVILTGLMIPFFVVMIPQYVFWNALHLTDTFVPLVAPAWFGGGVFNIFLLRQFFLGIPRELDEAAKVDGAGHLRIYAVIIVPLAKQAMIVIGLLTFLANWNDYLGPLAFITSEKNYTLMQGLTLFQGSYSAQWNLMMAATTVIVIPSLVIFLIAQRHFIEGIAMTGIKG; encoded by the coding sequence TTGAAACAGCAATCGTGGATTAGCAAAGCAATCATATACCTGCTGCTTGCTGCCGGGAGCTTCTTTTGCCTGTTCCCGATCTTTTGGATGGTCCGCACTTCCCTGATCGACATGGGGGAGCTGTATCAGATTCCTCCGGGACTCATTCCAAAAGTTTTGAATTGGGATAATTTCCGCACGGCGCTGGATGCCTATCCGTTTGGCCGCTTTTTTATGAACAGTGTAATTATTACTTCCCTGGCAATTCTGGGCGTGCTGCTTTCCAGCTCATTATGTGCCTACAGCTTTTCGCGTATCGACTGGAAAGGGCGGGACAAAGTGTTCGGGGTGATTTTAACCGGACTTATGATTCCCTTCTTTGTGGTCATGATTCCGCAATATGTATTCTGGAACGCGCTCCACTTGACGGATACCTTTGTTCCGCTAGTAGCGCCCGCCTGGTTCGGCGGTGGGGTGTTCAATATTTTTCTGCTCCGGCAGTTCTTCCTGGGCATTCCCCGCGAGCTGGACGAAGCGGCCAAGGTGGATGGAGCGGGGCATCTGCGGATTTATGCGGTGATTATTGTTCCGCTTGCCAAACAGGCGATGATTGTGATCGGCTTATTGACCTTTTTGGCCAATTGGAATGATTACCTGGGGCCGCTTGCGTTTATTACCTCCGAGAAAAACTATACGCTGATGCAGGGACTGACGTTATTTCAAGGCTCCTATTCAGCGCAGTGGAATCTGATGATGGCGGCGACGACAGTTATTGTGATCCCTTCACTGGTCATTTTTCTGATTGCGCAGCGGCATTTCATTGAAGGGATTGCCATGACCGGGATCAAAGGCTGA
- a CDS encoding carbohydrate ABC transporter permease, producing the protein MKQRFSRKSEGVMMSPLDRAAGVPQTLKPVRRSRRRPHAAKELRYGLLFASPVLAGYLLFVLVPIATSIYLSFTNYSVGMVPEWIGIGNYKTLFTGADPFFYPAVKATFYYVFASVPLGIIISFFAAVLLNQKIVGRAFFRGIFYLPVIIPLAASSMVWMWLLQPDFGIVNYMLEQLHLPTSQWLGDTGSVVPTLILFSFWTLGNTIVIFLAGLQGIPSQLYEAIEIDGGNRLHKLFYITIPMTSSIIFFNTVIAFINGFQAFVQPSVMTQGGPNNKSLFYVLYLFNEGFKSSRMGSASAISVLLFLVIALFTALIFFFSKSLVYYEGKGEQR; encoded by the coding sequence TTGAAGCAAAGATTCAGCCGGAAATCAGAGGGCGTTATGATGTCTCCCCTTGACCGGGCAGCGGGTGTGCCACAGACCCTGAAGCCTGTCCGGCGTTCACGCAGAAGACCGCATGCTGCCAAGGAGCTGCGTTACGGACTTCTGTTTGCTTCGCCTGTACTGGCGGGATACCTGCTGTTTGTGCTTGTTCCCATCGCCACAAGCATATATCTCAGCTTCACCAACTATAGTGTAGGAATGGTGCCGGAATGGATTGGGATCGGCAACTATAAGACACTGTTTACCGGTGCCGATCCCTTCTTTTATCCGGCCGTCAAAGCCACGTTCTATTATGTTTTTGCCAGTGTGCCGCTCGGCATTATCATTTCCTTTTTTGCCGCCGTGCTGCTGAACCAGAAGATTGTAGGCAGAGCTTTTTTTCGCGGAATATTCTATTTGCCGGTCATTATTCCGTTAGCCGCTTCTTCCATGGTATGGATGTGGCTGCTGCAGCCGGATTTTGGCATTGTGAACTATATGCTGGAGCAGCTTCATCTTCCGACTTCGCAATGGCTGGGAGATACGGGGTCGGTCGTGCCGACCTTGATTCTCTTCAGCTTTTGGACACTGGGCAATACCATTGTGATTTTTCTGGCCGGGCTGCAGGGCATCCCTTCCCAGTTGTATGAGGCGATTGAGATCGATGGGGGGAACCGGCTTCATAAGCTGTTTTATATCACCATTCCCATGACTTCGTCCATTATCTTTTTTAACACGGTGATCGCTTTCATCAACGGGTTTCAGGCGTTTGTCCAGCCTTCGGTCATGACGCAGGGCGGGCCGAATAATAAAAGCCTCTTTTATGTGCTGTATCTGTTCAACGAAGGGTTCAAGTCCTCCCGGATGGGCAGCGCCAGCGCGATTTCCGTACTGCTGTTTCTGGTCATTGCCCTGTTTACCGCTTTGATCTTCTTCTTTTCCAAATCGCTGGTGTATTACGAAGGGAAGGGGGAGCAGCGTTGA